One window of the Candidatus Syntrophosphaera sp. genome contains the following:
- a CDS encoding YihY family inner membrane protein, which yields MPEQAKKNIFKNIWETLKSIVGTALHDLGGVWGYLSQLEKRKKILGNIWSFLKELYLRIKTERVLREAGSLTYITIMGFIPFVVFILVIAPDLPFLNLKEKVFDLIGDNLMPTSALTVNNLIEGMLERRGGFNVLNFIVMIVSSYALFRVIRNTFDRVLRVETPAKQDAISQIVKFLGTIILGVFIMIILLSSSSLPLISRLLDMPLLRWLTYALPFIMQYLMLIFLYMLMPTIKIRRGSLIRGAFWTALIWALVKSGFDLYIYRMTNYQALYGALSALPIFLLWIYLNWVIILGGIVIVSVIEDRKGSALSKRDPNKKVGMVRVTLEMYSDTKLVQLLDRYFSKKEVKELVAELEDEEKEEQ from the coding sequence ATGCCGGAACAAGCTAAGAAGAACATCTTCAAGAACATCTGGGAAACCCTGAAAAGCATTGTAGGAACTGCTTTGCATGACCTGGGCGGAGTGTGGGGATACCTTAGCCAGCTCGAAAAGCGGAAGAAGATCCTGGGGAATATCTGGTCCTTCCTCAAAGAACTGTATCTGCGGATCAAAACCGAAAGGGTGTTGCGGGAGGCGGGATCACTCACCTATATCACGATCATGGGCTTCATCCCCTTTGTAGTGTTCATTCTGGTGATCGCGCCGGACCTGCCGTTTCTGAACCTCAAGGAAAAGGTCTTTGACCTCATTGGGGACAATCTGATGCCCACCTCCGCTCTGACGGTAAATAACCTGATCGAGGGGATGCTGGAACGCCGGGGCGGATTCAACGTGCTGAACTTCATCGTGATGATCGTTTCCTCCTACGCGTTGTTCCGCGTCATCCGCAATACCTTCGACCGTGTCCTGAGGGTCGAAACTCCCGCCAAACAAGACGCGATCAGCCAGATAGTCAAGTTTCTGGGCACGATCATCCTGGGCGTCTTCATCATGATCATCCTGCTCTCCAGTTCATCGCTGCCCCTGATCTCCAGGCTACTGGACATGCCGCTGCTGAGATGGCTCACCTACGCCTTGCCCTTCATCATGCAGTATCTGATGCTCATCTTCCTCTACATGCTGATGCCGACCATCAAGATCCGGCGCGGCTCCCTGATCCGGGGCGCGTTCTGGACCGCCTTGATCTGGGCCCTGGTCAAGAGCGGATTCGACCTCTACATCTACCGGATGACGAATTATCAGGCCCTCTACGGCGCGCTCTCGGCCCTGCCGATCTTCCTGCTCTGGATCTATCTGAACTGGGTGATCATCCTGGGCGGGATCGTGATCGTGTCGGTGATCGAAGACCGCAAGGGCTCTGCCTTGAGCAAGAGGGATCCGAACAAAAAGGTGGGTATGGTGCGGGTCACTTTGGAAATGTACAGCGACACCAAGCTGGTCCAGCTTTTGGACAGGTATTTCAGCAAGAAAGAGGTCAAAGAACTGGTGGCCGAGCTCGAAGACGAGGAAAAGGAAGAGCAATGA
- the purH gene encoding bifunctional phosphoribosylaminoimidazolecarboxamide formyltransferase/IMP cyclohydrolase, with protein sequence MKKYALITVSDKTGVERLAVELEKLGYGILSTSGTARYLRGFCSAVTEVSDLTGFPEILDGRVKTLHPVIHAGILADRDNEAHLGTLREMKIQRIDLVAANLYPFEQTRLRPNATPEEIIENIDIGGPTLIRAAAKNHRGVIVLTDPADYEEVLGYLRDGLEVPETTRRHLAAKAFALVSAYDAGIADYLSEPDGAAANQLPPSVSIGCCLDSALRYGENPHQKAGFYRSAQTGWKVLHGKELSFNNLQDIDSSLRALRLFERPTAVITKHCNPCGIGSSESLQDAYAKAFAADTQSPFGGIVALNRPLDLATAERINQVFTEIIIAPGYESGVLDFLKKKKNRRLIEFDPVVALVAESPWELKNLLRGYLLQEWDLVDEHPAAWKVVSQRQPDQREAKALRFAWKVVSLLRSNAIAITGEDCVYGLGSGQTSRIDSTHLAIWKAHKFGHDISSAVCASDGFFPYRDSVDELHQNGIKAIIQPGGSKADEDVVRACDEYGMALVFTGFRHFRH encoded by the coding sequence ATGAAAAAGTACGCGCTGATCACCGTTTCGGACAAGACGGGAGTGGAGAGGCTGGCCGTGGAACTGGAAAAACTGGGCTACGGGATACTTTCCACCTCAGGCACTGCAAGGTATCTGCGGGGGTTCTGCTCCGCCGTGACCGAGGTTTCGGATCTGACGGGCTTTCCGGAGATCCTGGACGGGCGCGTGAAAACGCTGCATCCTGTGATCCACGCGGGGATCCTGGCGGACCGGGATAACGAAGCGCATCTGGGCACCCTGAGGGAGATGAAGATCCAGCGCATCGACCTGGTGGCCGCCAATCTCTATCCTTTTGAGCAGACCCGGCTTAGGCCAAACGCCACACCTGAGGAGATCATCGAAAACATCGACATTGGCGGGCCCACCCTGATCCGGGCCGCGGCCAAGAACCATCGCGGCGTGATCGTGCTCACCGATCCCGCGGATTATGAGGAGGTGCTGGGATATCTCCGAGATGGACTGGAAGTGCCCGAAACCACGCGCAGGCATCTGGCCGCCAAGGCTTTCGCGCTCGTTTCGGCCTATGACGCGGGCATCGCGGATTATTTATCGGAACCGGACGGGGCCGCAGCAAACCAGCTTCCGCCGAGCGTCTCGATCGGCTGCTGTCTGGATTCGGCTCTTCGCTATGGCGAGAACCCGCATCAGAAGGCTGGTTTTTACCGCTCAGCCCAGACCGGCTGGAAGGTCCTGCACGGCAAGGAACTTTCCTTCAACAACCTGCAGGACATCGATTCCTCGCTGCGGGCGCTGCGGCTCTTTGAACGGCCCACGGCGGTGATCACCAAACACTGCAATCCCTGCGGGATCGGCAGTTCTGAGAGCTTGCAGGACGCCTATGCCAAAGCCTTCGCGGCCGACACCCAATCCCCCTTTGGCGGGATCGTGGCCCTGAACCGCCCTCTGGACCTGGCAACGGCGGAGCGGATCAACCAGGTCTTCACGGAGATCATCATCGCTCCGGGCTATGAATCCGGAGTTCTGGATTTTCTGAAAAAGAAAAAGAACCGCCGCCTGATCGAGTTTGACCCGGTTGTCGCGCTGGTTGCCGAGAGCCCCTGGGAACTGAAGAACCTGCTGCGCGGCTATTTGCTGCAGGAATGGGACCTGGTGGATGAGCACCCCGCCGCCTGGAAAGTGGTTTCCCAGCGCCAGCCGGACCAGCGTGAGGCCAAGGCCCTGCGTTTTGCCTGGAAAGTGGTTTCCCTGCTGCGTTCCAACGCCATCGCCATCACGGGGGAAGATTGTGTCTATGGCTTGGGTTCCGGACAGACGAGCAGGATCGATTCCACCCATCTGGCGATCTGGAAAGCCCACAAATTCGGCCACGACATCAGTTCCGCGGTTTGCGCCTCGGACGGGTTTTTCCCCTATCGCGATTCGGTGGATGAACTGCACCAGAACGGCATCAAGGCGATCATCCAGCCGGGCGGTTCCAAGGCCGACGAGGACGTGGTCCGGGCCTGCGATGAATACGGCATGGCGCTCGTGTTCACGGGCTTCCGCCACTTCCGGCATTGA